The Prunus dulcis chromosome 5, ALMONDv2, whole genome shotgun sequence genomic sequence TCTTGAAGTCGCCTCCAACTTGAATTCCCCAAGGCTGGCAATGCAAATCCATTCACATGTGATCAAAATTGGGTTCATGGTGGATGATCGTGTGGTGGCTTGCTTGATAGTGACATACGGGAAATGCAATTGGATTGATGAATCAAAAAGGATATTTTATGATATTAACAAGATAAATTTGGTACTTCTTAATGCAATGGCAACTAGTTTTGTCCGTTCTGGTTGTCATGCTGATGCTATCAATTTGTTCCATATCTCGAGGGGCTTGAAACTTGAAGTGGACAGTTCAACTTTCAGTACTGTCCTTAAAGCTTGCGGTGCTATAACAGAGTTGGAACAGGGAAGAGTGATTCACTCCCTGGCTCTTAAAACTGGATTTGATCAAGGGAGCTTTGTTGAAAGCGCTATTATTGACGTTTATTGTAAGTGTGGAAGCATAGGCGACGCAGAGAAGGTGTTTAGACATGCTTCCACAAACAATTTGGCTTCTTGGAATGCGATGGTGATGGGATATGCTCAACATGGTTTTCATGATGAAGTTTCGGAACTATTCAACAAGATGTCTAAGTTTGGAGTAAAACCAGATCATATAACTTACCTGGGAGTTCTTACTTCATGTTGCCACGCAGGTCTTGTCAAAGAAGCTTTTAGTTACTTAAACTCAATGTTTGAGCGTGATGAGCTAATGCCACATATAGAACACTATGCCTCCGTGGTCGACCTACTTAGTCGACTTGGACTCCTAGAAGAAGCAAAGAGGACCATTGATCAAATGCCCATTTGCCCTGATGCTCATATATGGCAGATTCTTCTATCGGCCTGTAACATCCATAAAAACATGGACATGGGGAGAGTCGCAGCACAGAAGCTTCTTGAGTTGGAGCCTGACAATGAATCTGCTTATATTTTGCTTTCAAATCTCTATGCCTCAGCTGGTATGTGGAGTGCTGTTGGAAAAGTGAGAaaggaaatgaaggaaaaaatagTCTACAAAGAGCCTGGTTCTAGTTGGCTTCAAGTTGGAGGATTGCTTCATTACTTTTTAGCTGACGACAAATCACATCGTGATAGTAAAGAAATACATACGGAGCTGATAAGGTTGTATCGGCAAATGTCAGTGAcatcaaaattggaaaatgacAGTCCAAATTTAATGATCTATGACTTATAAAAACACATCATGAGAGTAAAAACATAAGTATTGAGCCATTCACATTGCTTGCTTGGCTACCCCTTCCGGTATCCTTTGGATTGACAAGTGAAGTACTTGCCATCTAATCAGGTTGGTTTTTCAATTTATGAAGTCCAGTCATATATGCTCTTGCGTTTAGTATTAGTATTAGACCATATTGCGAGGTTTTACTATTTTATCCAAATATGCAcgtcttcttcctttttgtttgcACCACCTCCAATCTCTATATAACATTGCTCATCAATTCTCGGTTCTTGGTTATGGATTGCATAAACAATTATTAACCTGCTTTCCGAGGTTATTTTCCGTTGCTTCAACAGTTAAGAGTATAACAATCAAACTTATAATATCGTCATGTTCTGCTAACATTGTGAATTGTGGCCTTGTAAGTGTTTAAAACTACAAATGAATTTAGCATCTTTGACACGAAAATATGCTTGAGTGTTGGTTTCTGTTGTATAATCTTTGCCACTCGTGAAAGCCATTTCCCTGtcaatttattgtttttttcttcttctttcttttccccaGTAAATTGCTATATGAGACTAGAAACTATCAATTGAGCTTGAACggaataagaaaaacaaaatgatataAGAAGAgctaaataaattaagaaggCAGTGATCAACTGATCATACATTTTTAGAAAATGATATGAATCTACAATTTCTACTGATCTTGCTCTCACTAAAAATGGGTTTTCCTGCTGCGCTGTTTGCGATCTGAAGAGGCTTTGGAGAGCACAGAGACTATGGAATGAATGGCATTTGCAGCTATTCTTGATTTTATCTGTCCCCGCTTTGGAAGAGGCTTTCTGCTTCTGAAGCTTTTGGCAATTTCAGCTGCAGGAACACCAGAGACCTTGCTATTCATTTTGTGATTTGAGGAAATGtcgaattttcttttcttttcttttttgctttaagactgcttttttgtttgatgGATGTGGATAGTGTGGCATTGGTTGGGAGTTTATATAGAGCTCATTGTATCATCAAAGGATGGGGGTGGATTGATCCGGGAAGATCAGAGAAGGCTAGAAACAAGCTTTTTCAGACTGGTGTTTGTTAGGGGGCATGCCAGCGAGATTGTCTGGCTGTACAGAGATTCTTTTCATCTCAACTTGAGacaatataaatttttgtgaTGATTTGGTGACTGATTATGATTGATTAAGAGTATTATCCATAGTTTAATGCAAATGATTGGTTTGAGCTTGTCTTAACTTGAACACGTGCGGGTTATGTAGGAGCTCTGGTGGACCTTGAGGCTGGTCCCCGGTTTTCTTTAGTGGATATGCTGAAAGGACTAGGGGAAGACAGACTTTAAAACAGTGGTAAGAATTTAATGgttttttatattatgtttttgtCCATGTTAACAGAtgattatataatttaaaggCATGTTGTGCGGATAACAGGGAGCAGAGCATAATCCATTCATGTACATTTGtaaattgttttcttctaATGAATGTCCTTGTTTTCAGGGAGACCTTCTTGGAAATGTCAAACGGCCATTCTACTACCTAGAGGTGAAGCTATCTTGTTCTATTATTTgaatatgtttgttttttggtcgAATTATTTGAATATGTGTGTTGTTGTATCACATGGTTGAGTAGATTGATCCCCTAGGAAAAAGtcaagtgagagagagagagagagaaagatgaaAATGATGAAGATTGTGACTGTTATTCATGCTCATTCCTTTTACTATAATTGTTCCTTATTATatcaaaaatggaaaatagtGAGAAGATCCACTTTAGACAGAGATTATgtatagaaatttttttttaggttatGCTGCTGTATGAAATACTTCACATATGCTTGTGCTTCAGTACCCTGTTTTCAGCGTAGCCtgcagaaaccaaaaaaaaaaaaaagaagaggaaaaaacagaagaaagaaGTTTCCTCTTCGCTTTGGTTCTATCTCTCAAACATGTGCCCTGAATCAGTGAATCATCATGCAGGATTATTTAACTTGTAAAGTTTATTTTGTCCTTTTGTACAAAAAACAAAGCGTACCTtgtcttttatatataaatatgtacaTTTGCATTCTTAATTACGGATGTGTAGGGAGTGAAAAATTCGAACTTAAGTCTTTTACTCAAGATAGTATTAAGGCGTCtttatcaaaattttattttatttttagacgAACGTCTTTATCAAAAGTTTGACATGTACTGTGGATTGGCAATCTAAAATTTCAGACAAAATTCAACTGAAGCAGTGATTTTGATTAACAATGTCAAACAGTTTGATAATTTTCTCATCATATTATGTAAGCTATGAATATGTCGGCATATAGTTGTGCCCTAACAACCATATGATTATAGAGATGACATATTTTGGGGAAGAACACATTACAATCGGCAACTAAGGGCTCCCAACCAACCATGTCCAACTAATTTCAGActgtattttcatttttcagtaAACAAATGCAGAATGATTGATTTCCAAGATGGCAAGACCTAAGCCCCTATGAAGTTAGGGCATCTAGGCATACATAGGGGTATCTAGGCCCATGCAATTCCCTGTCATGCTTCTTAATCCTCCACATCTTGCTGCAATCGTGCAATAGGTTAGGGTTGTGGTAGGGTTTGGTTTGGCCggcttatatatatttcttttgccGATATATACAACGTCAATCAATTCAAGCAGCAAGGATTCCATTTTGAATTCCAATTTATTAAACGTCTTGGAACATATAAACATCTACACATAGAGAATTGCTAATTATAACAAGTGTGACACTGTGTACATAGGGTTGCCAATATATCCCCATTGAACAACGTGGCACAACTATCTAGTATTTATTTCACATTTTATGCCTAGTACTTTGTTGGTCACATCGACAAAGTAAATTCAATATGATGAACAATATAATCAATAACTCTgatacaaataattttatttttatcgaCTCGTTGCGATGCTTCAATGCTATATCCtggggaaaaaaatatgattcaCTATTACTAGCAAAACCCGGGTGATGCCTGATGTGGTGATACTTAGATTTCATACCAAGGCACAAATATAGGCAAAGCAATCTAATGGAACTAAAACCATGTGGAGATTCCTTGGTTAAGGTAGTGGTGCAAATGTCCCTTTATTCTTTCCTCTATTCTGTCACACTAGTCCCTTGTTACATATGAATGCTACATGATAATTGTTTGctgtctctctcttgtttCAACTTTGGCAGAAGGCAATGGCTATTGTTCTCAATTTCTCAGGCAAAACACCAAGTCAGAGAATGTGCCTCAAACCAATGACAGGGCCAGCCATTAGTTCCATGGCCATTAAAAGAACATGCCAATTTGAGCAGAACGAGAGAGATGCTCTGCAACATTGCATCTACGTGAAAAAGAAGGCAGAAAATAAACAGTTAAATGACCACAGGCTCTTTCCTGTCATGGCAGCAGCACAGAGAAGCTCAGGCATATATCCAAGTTCTCCTTCCCCATCAGCCACAATCAAGAAATTCTACAAATGCATCAATGAGAAAAACTTAAAGCAACTGGGTGATTACATCTCAGAAGGCTGCTACATTGAAGAATGCTCTTTTAACACACCATTACAGGGCAAAAAGGTCAATGATCTTTGTTCATCTTGACAACAACAAGATCATAGTTTTCCTTGCAACTAACATAACCTAAATTGCATTCTATGCAGGAggtaatgaatttttttgaacgGCTGATTACAGGCATGGGTCAAAATGTCAAGTTCTGCATACAACACGTGTGCGAAGGAGATGAGCTTATAGGAGCAGCAAACTGGCACATGGGTATGTGTACTCACTCCACCTGAAATAAATCTAGTTACATTACATATCTTGTGCATCTTCAAACTGGGTTATGTTTTGTATTGCAGAATGGAAAGACAAACAGATCCCCTACACCCGAGGCTGCAGCTTCTTTGAATTCTcccaaaaaggggaaaaaataaTACTCAAGTACAGAAAGACAAATGTATTTCTTTGGCTTCGCATTCTATTAAAGATGAACAATGCCTAACTGATTCTGATTGTCTACAGGAAAGCCCAAATTGTCATTGAATCACCAATCAAACCAGGAACTGTAGTGCTGGTAAGTCTGCCAACTACTGTCAGAAAGAATCCTTTGGCCTCTATCATcacaataagaaaataataataataataaagtgaaTATTATTGACCATTCGATTTTGTTCATTATGTGTTTGTCCCTGTGGAGCAATTCAGAGTCTGTTAAAGACAGTGACTACACTCTTCGATGGTTTCCCAAAAACTACCGAATGTAAGCcgaatttaactaaaaatttcaaaaccttaaccatcttatatatataaatatatatatatatatatatatatatatcacagcATGACATAACATCAAGATATGTCTCCTGCAGGGTTCCTAAAGAGTCCTCATATCGTTTTTCAATGGTTATGGAAGATATACACAATACTTTTCGCACCACTTGTAGACAGCTACTTAAGGCTTTGGAACCTTGCAGCTCGACTGCTCAGCTATGCATACTTCATTGTGCTTTACATTGCAAAGTTTTTCTTCAAGTAGAGAGGATCAGACAATGCCAGCGTTAGAAGGACAGATAAATCACCTTTTAGTCATCATTGTTATCGCGATTCCACCACGTTTCtagcagagagagaagaacCAATGGTCCGAAAACCGGTGGAAGGGGCGGAGGCCTGCTGAAGGCGACAATTGGTTCGGTTTTCTGTTTCGCAACAAGTCCTCCTTCGCCAGGATCAATATTGTTCCCTTGTCTCTTTGGTGTTGAAGTGGCCACAGTACCTATAATTAATTACAGTGTATCATATTAATCAGATCAAGAACTTGTAATGCTAtacaattataaatttataagtTATTAACTATATTAAAAGCataaagagagaggagaggaggaggGTGTAAATTACCCCATGACCCTTTCATAGGGTAGGCTTGTTTGAACAACTTGATCTTTGCAGGGGACAAGGCAGCTAATCCACGCATGTAGGCTCTACTTTTTTGTGATCAATTCAAACAAACCCAACACACCTTGTAATCTTAAAAACACCAAAGATTATTTGGTTAGGGTGCTGATGGATTGAGTTTGATCCGTACCTGTGGTGCCTCAGTTGCTCTGCAACAACAAACGAAGAGACATAAACAGAGTACACTAAACACGTTAAGTTCCAGAtgattttttgcttttttgggCTAGACAGTTCCAGAAGATGTGGAAGCTTCGGGAGTTTTCACGTTTCGGTGGAAAAATCATCCGTATACTGATGATCCCCACTCAATGATCGCCACGCGTACAATTAAAATAGGGAAAAAAACCCATTGTGGGTTTCTTTGAAGAAACGACGCGTCGTTTATATCATGAAAGAGGGAGTTGCGCATGTGGTTAGATCGTTGAACTCAATTTAGAGCAAATGCAAAAGCGAAAAATGTAAGTAGGCATTGATGGAGCCCAAACAAAAGTATGGTTGGGTAGAGGCATTTTGGTGTATATTTCAGAATAGCAAGTTTGGTAGCAAGCCAGTGCTCCCCATGACCTATTGTTGATGGAGACATGGATCCTGCAAAGAATCGTAGAGAACTAATTGTTGGTCAATTTTATGAAAGTTTAATAGTTTTACGGTTAGCGATGGTTTAACATGATATTCTTTATAAGTGGTCTTAAACTCGATTCCtacttcatttctttttgttggtttgCAGGATGTAGAGTCTGACTGCAACTAGGTGTACTACAGAGTCTTGACAACTAAGTTTTTCAAGCTAGTAGTTATATATCTAATATGTTATACAGTAAATATATGCCAACTTAGAAGCAGCACATAATATACAACAAGGATGTTAATTTCCATGAAATTAAAATCTTCTGCCTAACAATTACAACTACTTCTCACATATGTAAAATCCAACTTAATCACCTGTAAACTCCAAACAAATAATAAGTTTTATCATAAAAGACTTCGGTGGTGTTAGCAGAGCCACTCACCTGTATATTAGATTTCATTTTATCAAGTTTATTATAATAGTTCAATAGATGACAGCTTGTGATAAATAACTataatttttagtttgttCGACCGTTTAAGTTAAGTTTGTACGAATTGTTAGGTTACTTTGGATTtcaaaatcttaaaaaatgATGGCAAACGACTTAGCATTTAAAACAAGTAGAAACAATATTCATGTGACCTAAACATAGGCCATTACTTACAATTAATGCATATATGTACCGGCAAGATGTTATAATCATTTTCTAAGTtctgttatatttttttaatcaacgATGGAAGCGAGATTTGAGAACAAAAATACTACTAAACAAATAGTTACTTGAGCTTCACATCTTATGCATTGGTGTTCTTTGGATGAGATGattgaagaacaaaagaattttaagtattgaaattttcttaattagATTTACATATTTAGGAGCTTTTAGCCAATTTTGATGGTGGATAGGTTCCTACACGGCGACAATATTTGTCCTTGAGCACTTTCTTGCACGTCTGCGGTTGCTGGTTTGAAGAAGTCTCTCACTCCCTTTCTACGAGCTTCGACAAAATGAAGCAATCACTAGTAtttaaaattcagaaaattcaaacaaataaTATCAACTTTTGGATTTCTTAGTTCTGCGCTGGACTTCCTTTTCCAATTCTTCCATGCCCCCAACCTCCTCTATTTCCTACATACATCATATCAAACAATTACTACTTCATTGGAAATTAAGAACCTTTGTTTCAAAGCAAGAGAGGCTTGAATATTTTACCTTAGGTCCCAAGAACAACCCATATGGCACTCCATTCAATATGCAAGAGTGATGAAGCTATTCAATTTCAGAAGAAATAATCAAAACCGAAAAAGAATGGCAATGTCAAGAACACAAAATGGGCAAAGAAAATCAGAGTAATTTACATAATGGGCTGCAGCAACTTTTTGTAAATAAGGGACGTCTGCGATTGGCCCAACTGGAAATCTACGGTGCACGAGACCATCATGCACAAACATGTAAGCCATCCCAAAAGTTGTTATTCCTAATCCCTGtacccaaaacaaacaaacaaaaaaacttggTTAACTAACtatttttctagtttttctTTCATAAGAAAGTGATTGACTGATACCGGATATCGATCTACAATACTATTGATGTTAAGTACGggtaaattattatatatttgggaaATACTTACAGCACCAAAACAGAGTCCTGGAAACAAACCCGTGTTGAAGAAACCATAAGAGAGAAGAGCAATTGCAGGAACAACATTGATTATGGCAAAGATATCGTTGAGCTCGAAAGGGCCATCCCTAGGTTGGTGATGAGACTgcaaaaataatcaaacaaaattaaaagatcCTCAAAACCAATCTTCCTTATGAAAATTTAGATTAGAATtggaaattttatataaaactgACCTCATGCATATCCCACAGTGAAGCATGCCACAGAGCTCTATGAGCCCACCTTGCCCAAAACTCCATTCCCACCTTTGAAACAAACACAAAGcaaacaattcaaaattttgagcTTCCTTGGAAAACAAAGATTTGCAAATTGCCATGGTTTTGATAATTCATTACTTACAGCAGAGCCAACAGAGAGAGCAAACGTACCCAGCATTTCAGGAAGGATATATTCTCCAAACTGTTTGATAAAAAATTGATCAAAACCCATgtcaagaaaaacaacaaataaataaagaaatagaatttaattaattttcattaCTTCTGTTTGCCAAGAGAATCTGTAATATACAGCCATGGCGGCAGCTGAAGTGACTCCAAGGCTGGACATGATTGCAGCAACAAGGTAGGTGTTTCTCTCTGATCTCTTTCTCTCCAATCTCTGTGCCACACGTGGTGTTATCACAGTCCACCTCTCTGTGTTCGTCTCTTCTTGTAGCTTATGATccttctctgttttctttaccATAGCCAAGCGCAGAACGTtccatctcttcttcttcaggtGGGTTGCTGTTGAGGAAGTTAAAACAGAAGAGGGGATTGTTTTGGAGATGGGTTTTCGAGCAAGGAGAGTTTTTGGGCCGAAATTGTATGTTGCAGTGACTGAGGAAGCAGCCATGGGAAAAAAGCTCCAAGCTTGGAGTTCAAAGCAAACAGCTTGGCAATGAAAGAAAGATCGAAGCTTGAATTTACAAGGGTTGAGGAAAATACGGGAAATGGGACAAAAGGAAGTTTAGGTGCACAGGACAGGGGCACATGAGGCAGCTTCAGCCATTTTAAATGGCTGAGTTTTGTTACTGAAGGGACTTTCTATTTCTGGGCAATCATGGGGGGGTTGAAGGGTGCTATGGTGTTTGTTGCTTTGGGTGCAAAAACTCTTTTCTTTGCTAAATTACacttttttgtaattaaatattgGTAGTTCTTGACTTTGATgtcttgttttttctttaacttCCTAAAACCACTTAAAAACATATTTCACAATCTTCTCTCCATGTTTTTTTTCGGTCGAACAATCTTCTCTCCATGGGTTTTAGTGGTTTGAGAGTgctttagaaaagaaaaggaaaaaaaaatgcatgcaATAATCTAATTGAACCATTTTAGAGTGTAAGGATGGAGAGGttctttccattttcagtTTAGAAATCAAACACATTTTTGGTAAACAAAATTTAGATTCTTGCTCTGCTCAACAACTTTGCCGAAGTAGTACCTATTCTGTTGTATATTTAGTATTTTTAGCAGGTGCTTTTGTTAGTATTTTTTCCCTCATTCATTCGTTTTGGTTTAAACTAGGGGGTGGGTATTTAAACCGAAAAATCGAGCTGAATTGGGCCAAAAAAATCAGGTTAACCAAAAACCAGACCATACCAATTTGGTCTAGTTATGGTTATCATTTTTGTAGTGAAAAAACCAAATCGgctatgtattttttaaaatatttaagcCCAATACTAAATTTCTAAGTCCATGACTAATCTTTTCCCAAACTTAATTTTAAGccatttgtgaatttttgagtcctgaaaaataaaattttagttgaattttgtaataaataaaaaaaaaagattattgTCCACAACaggaaaaactgaaaaccaaACAGGCTTGTGGTTCAGTTTTATAACCCATATggacagtcccgatctcttggaccacaggagtccaagagattgtggtcacccaccgttggatattaatccaatggttcaaaataatatatataaatgcaatatgacataaatgattattacccgattcaagtcaaccgttgaatttacatccaacggtgagtgaccataaatctcttggactacaggggtccaagagatcaggactgccCATATGGATAGTTTCAGTTCCAGTTTCAATTTGGGTGGGAATCGGATCAAATCAGACCATACCAACCCTTAGTTTAAACATAATAATTTCACTCTAACAAAGCAAAGTACATGAaccataaaaaacaaaaatcatattAGGTCCATACATAGTCAAATAGCATCTAACATTCAACAAACCAACCTAACAAAAGATAGAGGCCAAGCCCGAACAAcaatttaagaaataaaagcaAGAACAAGACTCAACAGAGACCATAAGGGAGCCTTTTCCCACAAAGACTGCTacgtaaaaaaataattagaataCATGCAATTCAAAattagaatataaaaaaatataaagaaaatagaaagaattCACAAcgcatgttttttttttttttttgggatttaaGAAACAAGAACTACTTTATGGGTTTGTGCGTGAGTGAGTATGTTACGAGTCTCTCTGTGTTTTGTTCCCATTGGAAATTGAATATTGGATAGAGGGGTTGCTCTGTTTTAGTGTTTTGTTCCTAAATCAAGTTTTATTGGGTGGAAAAAAATAGTTTGCTGGATaggaaaaaatataaagaaaaattcataaatttgattatcttttcaaattctcatgctgatctcttctttgtcatcatcaatctcaaagacaaagatcaagaaagaaaaattgtgagTTTTTCAATGAGAGATCGATTCTTTTAGGGTTACAATATGAGAAAAGAGGGATGAgagaaactaaaaataatagaTTGAAGAGAGATTGGGAGAATAGAGAACAATATGGTGGATTAAATAGAGAGCATGTTCCATGGAGAACCTAGCAGTAGGAGAACCAAAGTCTTATGGAAAGAGGAAAGcggggagactttggaaaaggccaaaggagagagaaattttttaaaagaagctaaaatggacaaaattgcccttatttatttttgaatttcctaaggaattctttacatttgcatatctttggtttgaaa encodes the following:
- the LOC117628502 gene encoding uncharacterized protein LOC117628502 translates to MAIVLNFSGKTPSQRMCLKPMTGPAISSMAIKRTCQFEQNERDALQHCIYVKKKAENKQLNDHRLFPVMAAAQRSSGIYPSSPSPSATIKKFYKCINEKNLKQLGDYISEGCYIEECSFNTPLQGKKEVMNFFERLITGMGQNVKFCIQHVCEGDELIGAANWHMEWKDKQIPYTRGCSFFEFSQKGEKIILKKAQIVIESPIKPGTVVLSLLKTVTTLFDGFPKTTEWFLKSPHIVFQWLWKIYTILFAPLVDSYLRLWNLAARLLSYAYFIVLYIAKFFFK
- the LOC117628503 gene encoding uncharacterized protein LOC117628503, with the translated sequence MRGLAALSPAKIKLFKQAYPMKGSWGTVATSTPKRQGNNIDPGEGGLVAKQKTEPIVAFSRPPPLPPVFGPLVLLSLLETWWNRDNNDD
- the LOC117627907 gene encoding beta-carotene 3-hydroxylase 1, chloroplastic-like isoform X1, with the translated sequence MAASSVTATYNFGPKTLLARKPISKTIPSSVLTSSTATHLKKKRWNVLRLAMVKKTEKDHKLQEETNTERWTVITPRVAQRLERKRSERNTYLVAAIMSSLGVTSAAAMAVYYRFSWQTEFGEYILPEMLGTFALSVGSAVGMEFWARWAHRALWHASLWDMHESHHQPRDGPFELNDIFAIINVVPAIALLSYGFFNTGLFPGLCFGAGLGITTFGMAYMFVHDGLVHRRFPVGPIADVPYLQKVAAAHYLHHSCILNGVPYGLFLGPKEIEEVGGMEELEKEVQRRTKKSKS
- the LOC117627907 gene encoding beta-carotene 3-hydroxylase 1, chloroplastic-like isoform X2 is translated as MAASSVTATYNFGPKTLLARKPISKTIPSSVLTSSTATHLKKKRWNVLRLAMVKKTEKDHKLQEETNTERWTVITPRVAQRLERKRSERNTYLVAAIMSSLGVTSAAAMAVYYRFSWQTEFGEYILPEMLGTFALSVGSAVGMEFWARWAHRALWHASLWDMHESHHQPRDGPFELNDIFAIINVVPAIALLSYGFFNTGLFPGLCFGAGLGITTFGMAYMFVHDGLVHRRFPVGPIADVPYLQKVAAAHYCHMGCSWDLRK